The Patescibacteria group bacterium genome segment GATTTAACGATGCTCGTTTTTAATAAAGATGAGGCCCAAGAGATATCTTTGACTTACGATGAAACAGAAATAGTTCTTAAGAAAGAAGCAGAGACATGGAACCTGATTCAGCCAGAAAAAGTTGAAGCTAATCAAAATAGTGTTGATTCATTTTTAACTGGATTAGAAAATTTGAGAGCGGTTGATGTTGTGGCGTTAGAGGAAGATGAAGATACGGGGCTCGAGGATCCCCAAATGGAAGTAAAAGTTACTTTAGAGGATGGTTCGCAAAAAGTATTAACAATTGGCATTGGCTATCCTCAAGTGGCTACTTATTATGCCAAAAGCAGTGACAGTGACAAATTTTATATAATCAGCCAGTGGCAGCGGGATGGGTTAAAAAAGACGGTAGAGGATTTTTTGTAGCACTAATTTTCACTAATCTATTCACGAATTTCACGAATCACGAATTCTAATTGTGTGTCAAATTATTTCTAATAGCTTTTCTAATAACTCTAATAAATATTTGTGGTATTTTTGTGACTTTTGTGCTCTATGAAATAAATAAATTAATAAACTAATAAACTAATAAACTAATAGATAAAGATGTATGCCTGTTGAAAATATTGGCGAAAAATATGTTTGTAGAATTTGTGGTAATGAGGTGGAAGTGACCAAGGCTGGCGGCGGGACGCTTGTTTGTTGCGGGCAAGACATGGATTTATTGGGAAACGAATAGATGCGGAT includes the following:
- a CDS encoding desulfoferrodoxin FeS4 iron-binding domain-containing protein, producing the protein MPVENIGEKYVCRICGNEVEVTKAGGGTLVCCGQDMDLLGNE